The nucleotide sequence CTCGTGCCCTCCGGCGTCGACAGGAGGACGTTCGCGTTCGGGACGCCTTCCAGGAGGCTGCGCAGCAGGTCCTCGCCGATCTGGTGGCCCTGGTTCTCCGGCCGGACGTGGATCTCGGTCAGCTCGAAGTAGTCCGAAAGCCAGCGGTCGGCCTCGGCGGCCCCGGCCCGGCGGCTCAGGCCGTGGCGCACCTGCTCGTGCCACCACTGCCCGGCGCGGCCGCGGTAGCCGTAGGCCACGCCGAGCAGGACGTCGTCGGCGTCGAGCGCGGCCATGCAGCGCCAGCCCTCGCGCAGCGCGTGGGTGAGCCACATCGGCGCGCGCTGCTCGGCGGTGCCGGCCGGGTACCGCATCGCCCGGACGTAGATGTCGAGCGCTTCGGGCAGGCGGGCGCGGAACTCGTCCGGGGAGAGCCGGACGTAGCGAGAGCAGCCGGCGGGCATCGCGGTCACGGCTGCCCATCTTCCTCCGCGCCGGCGAGCGCGCCCGGGGTGCCCCCGGTCAACGCCACCAGCCCGGCGAAGGTCGTGGGGAACACGGCCTTCGGGTGCCCGGCGGCGGCCCAGACGACGTCGTGGGCGCGCAGCGCGGTGTCGACCAGGGTGGGCAGCGGCGCGGGGTGCCCGACCGGGGCGACTCCGCCGATCGGTTGCCCGGTGTGCGCTCGCACGAAATCGGCGTCGGCCTTGGCGATTTCGCCCCCGGCCAGCCGTTCGAGGGCGGCCGGATCGGCGCGGTGGGCCCCCGACGTCAGCGCGAGGAGCGCTTTTTTGTCGGACCCCAGGCGGAAGATGAGGCTGTTGGCGATGGCCCCGACGGGCACGCCGAGTGCGTCGGCCGCCTGAGCGGCGGTCCGGACCTCGGCGGGCAGGACACGGATGCCCTCGGCGGCGCCGCGCGGGGCCGCGTCGGCCCCCGCGGCGCCCCCCCGGGGCGCCGCCGGGTGCGCCCGCGCACACGTGTACCCCTGGGCTANNNNNNNNNNNNNNNNNNNNNNNNNNNNNNNNNNNNNNNNNNNNNNNNNNNNNNNNNNNNNNNNNNNNNNNNNNNNNNNNNNNNNNNNNNNNNNNNNNNNGGGGGGCGGGGGGGGGGCCGCCGGCGCGGGGGGCGGGCGCGCGGGCGCCCCGCGCCGGCCCCCCGCCCGCGCCCCCCCCCCCCCCCCCCCCCCCCCCCCCCCCCCCGCCCGCCACCTTGGCGACGGCGGGGTGCTCCAGCGAACTCATGAACCTATGAGATCACGCCGCCGACCTGGTGTCCCACGGGATTCCACCCTGGGGTTGAGCGGACGCCACGGGCGGGGTTACTCTGGAAATCGTTCGAACAGGCGTTCGACATGAGGTGAGTGCGCACCGACCAGGTGCCCGGAGCCGTCCCGGCCTCGGACACCCGCCGGGTTCACCCGCGCAGGAGGAGGGTCGCCATGTCCGTCAAGGTCGTGTCCCCCACGGATCCCGGGCAGCCGGAGCTGCCCATGTCGCTGCGCCCGCAGCCGGCCCCGGCCGCACCCCAGCGCGGCCGATCCCGCCAGTGCCTGTCGGCGCCGGCCGAGCCCCGGCAGCGCACATCGGCGGCTTCGGCGGTGGACTCCCGGCAGCCTCAGCTGCCGATCGCCCTGTGCCCTTCGGCTTCGGGGGAAGCGGACGCCGACCTGCGGCCTTCGTCGGTCGCTGCGGCTTCAGAGGAGTCTCGGTCGGCGGGCGCCGAGGTGGATTCCGGGCTGCCGGGTTCGCTGCGGCCTTCGTCGGTCGCTGCGGCTTCGGGGGAGTCCTGGTCGGTGGGTGCCGGGGCGGATTCCGGGCTGCTGCGCTCTTCGTCCTCGGTTGCTGCGGCTTCGGGGGAGTCTCGGCCGGTGGGTGCCGCGGTGGATTCCGGGCAGTCCGAGCTGCCGCTTCCGGTGCTGGCGATCCCGGAGCAGGCCCGGCCGGCGGGCTCTCGCCGGCCAGAGCCGCCCATGGTCGCGGAGTCCGGGCAGCTCGAGCTGCCGGCCTCGGGGCCGTCCCGGCGGTCGGGAGCGGCGTCTTCCGCCGCCCCGCCGGCGGATACGGTCGTCGACCCCGGCCGGCCTGAGCCGGTCACCCCGGCGGAGTCCGGGCCGCCCGTCGCGTCGGCGGTGGATTCCGGTCACTCCGAGCTGCCGGTTCCCGAGGCCCCCACCCCGACCCCGGCCGGCGCCGATGGACCGCCCGAGCTGTCCCTGCGGCCGCCCGGGGCCGACCCTGACCAGTCCCAGCTGCCCATGTCCCTGCGCCCTCCCGCTTCTCCGGCCGCCGCCGGGCTGCTCGCGCAGGCGCGGCGCGGGCTCGCCGAGGCCGCGCAGGAAACGCGGCCCGCCGAACGCTTCATCGGTGCCTACCTCGCCGCCCTCCGGGGTGCCGCCGCCGTGCTCGCCGCCCGGGGGCGGCCGCACCGGGGGCGGGCCCGGCCCGCCAGCACCTGGGTGCTGCTCGACTCCGTCGCCCCCGAGCTGCGGGAGTGGTCTGCCTTCTTCGCCAGCAACTCGGCCACGCGCGCCGCCGCGCAGGCCGGGATCACCGGGAAGGTCACCGCCGAGTCGGCCACCGGGCTGGTGGGGGCCGCCACGCCGTTCCTGGAGCTCGTCCGCCGTCTCGTGCACGGCCTGCCGATCACCGGGGAAGCCCATGTCGCGTGAGCACGGCCCGGTCGACCAGGGGCGGTTGCTCACGGCGTTGGGACTCGAAGGCAGGCTGCTGGCCGAAGCGGTCCACGCGGCGCCGACCGAAGCGCCGGTGCCCGCCTGCCCCGGCTGGTCGCTCGGCGAGGTCGCCCGGCACGTCGGGAGCCTCTACCGGCTGGTCCGGCGCCGGCTGACCGACGGCCGCAGCCCCGACGACTGGCCACGCGACCCCGAACCGGGGCAGAGCCTGCAGGACTTCCTGGAAACGGGCCTGACCGAACTGCTCGACGAGCTCGCCGCCCACGACCCGGAGGAACCCGCCGACACCTGGTGGCCGGCGGACCGGACCTACGGGTTCTGGCGCCGGCGGATGCTGCACGAGACGGTCGTCCACCGGGTGGACGTCGAGCAGGCGGCCGGTGCGGAGCCGCACGGCGTGCCCGACGACGTCGCGATCGACGGCGTCGACGAGGTGCTCACCCTGTGGTTCGGGCAGAAGCTGCCGATGCTCGGCCTGACCGGCACGAAGGCGGGCTCGGTCGGGGTGCGGACCGGCGCGCACAGCTGGATCGCGCGGGCCGGACCCCTCACCACGGAGGCCTGGCGCTGTTCGGCAGAGGAGGCCGAGGCCGCGGACGACGTCGTCACGGCCGGACCCGCGCAGATCTACCTGTGGCTCTGGGGCCGCGCGTCCCTGACCTCGGTGACCGTGCGCGGCGTGCACGACCAGGCGGCCCAGCTCTGGGCGCTGCTGCGGCTCGCGACCCGATGACCCGGCCGGTGGGGAAGCCGAACCGGAATTTGTCGGAGGTGGCGGTTAGCCTGCCGCGCATGACCACGCGCCTGGTGAACCTGGTGATCGACGCGGCGCGCCCGGAGGCCCTGGCGGGCTTCTGGGCCGCGCTGCTCGGCTGGCACGTCGCCGTCGAGGAAGACGGCGAGGTCGACGTCCGCGCCCCGGAGAGCGACGGCTGGGACCTGGATCTCGTTTTCGTGCCGGTTCTCGAACCCAAGGAGGTCAAGAACCGCATCCACCTGGACCTGGCGAGCACCACCCGGGCGCACCAAGCCGAGCTGGTGTCACGCGCCCTGGAGCTGGGCGGCCGCCGGGTCGACCTCGGGCAGGGCGACGTGCCGTGGGTGGTGCTCGCGGACCCGGAAGGCAACGAGTTCTGCGTCCTCGAACCCCGCGAGCGCTACGCGGACACCGGCGCGGTGGCGTCGATCCTGGTCGACGCCCACGACCCGGAGCTGCTGGCGGGGTTCTGGGCCCGGCTCACCGGCTGGCCGATCCAGGCCCGCGAAGGCGGCACCCTGGTGGGGCTGCGCGGGCCGTCCGGTCGAGGACCGTGGCTGGAATTCCTGCGCAACGACGACGTCAAGCAGGTCAAGAACCGCGTGCACCTGGACATCGCGCCCCCGGCGGACGCGGCCCATGCCGCGGTGGTCACGGAGGTCATCGCGGCCGGTGCGGCGCCGGCGGACCTGGGCGGTCCCGCGCTGCCGTGGCGGGTGCTGAGCGACCCGGAGGGCAACGAGTTCTGCGTGCTGACCCCGCGCTGAGCTCGGGCTCTCGGCCGGCAGGGGCGCCGGATCGCCGGGGAGCGCACTTCGGCCGGCCGGCCGCCGGTCGCGCCGGTGACGAGCTGCGGTCCGGCCGGGTGTTTCGGCCGCGTTGCCGGGCCGCGTCGAACGCTGATCTGCGCGAAACACCGGCGTCCTGGAGCGGCAACAACCTGGGGGGACCGTGGAGGCATGGAGACTTCCAGAGCGTTGCCCCAGCCGGTCCGGACGGTCGCCGCCGAGGAGACGGCGGTGCCGTCGGCGTGGCGGGTGCGGATCCGGATGCACGACCACCCGGGCACCCTGGCCCGCATCGCCATCCGGCTCGCCGACCTCGAGTGCAACATCCTCGGCCTGTCCGTGCTGCCGGTGCCGGGCGGCGTGCTCGACGAGATCGTGCTGCGCCCCGCGACCGGCCTGCCCCGGCGGCACCTGGTCGACGCCATCCGCGCCGAGGGCTGCGAGTGCACGGCGATCATCGACGCCGACGTCCACGAGCTGGTCGACCCGTCGGCGTCGACGCTGCTCGCGGCCCGTCGCGCGGTCGACGACCCGGCCCGTCTCGCCGACGTGCTGAAGGACGTCCTGGCCGCGGACGTCGTCACGCTCGTCCCCGCCGTCGAAGCGAACCCGGCGCGCACGGAGAGCGGGCACCGGGCCGTGTTCGCGCTGCCCGACGGCAGTGCGCTGGTGGCGCGCCGTCAGTGGGCGCCGTTCGTGCAACTGGAGCTGACCCGCGCCGAAGCGCTGGTGACCCTGCTCGCGGCGGCGGCCCGGAACGCGGCCGGCCCGGTGGTCCTCGACCGCCCGGACGGCGCGGCGATCGTCCTGCGCAAGGGCGTCCCCGGCGACGCCGACGCGGTGGCCGAGCTGCACCGCCGCTGCTCGATGGCCACGCTGTTCCGGCGCTACCACACGGGAGTGCGGACGGTCCCGCGCCGCCGCCTGCACCGGCTGCTGGTGCCGCCGCGCGGCACGAGCGTGCTCGCCGTCTTCGGCCGCGAGGTGATCGGCCTGGCCCAGCTCATCCCGATGAATTCGGGCGGCGCCGAGATCTCCCTCCTGGTGGAGGACGACTGGCAGCGCCAGGGAATCGGCACGGCCCTCCTGAAGCGGCTCGCGGTGCTGGCGGAGGCCCAGGGCATCACGGAGCTGTCCGCGGACTGCCTGGCGGGCGACGATGTCCTTCCCCGCACGGCGGCCCGAGCCGGCCTGCGCACGGAACACAGCATCGAGGACGGCGCGCGGCTGAGGATGTTCCTGCCGGCCTGAGCTCAGCGCTTCCAGAACCAGTCTTTGTCCCGCGCTTCGCGCAGGGCGGACTTCTTGCGCTCGGCGGTGAGCCGGTCGAGGTAGAGAACGCCGTCGAGGTGATCGGTTTCGTGCTGCAGGCATTGGGCCAGCACGTCTTCGCCTTCGACCTCGATGGGTTCGTTGTGGACGTCGACGCCGCGGACCTTCGCGTGCATCGCCCGCCGAGTGGGGAACCACAGCTCCGGCACCGACAGGCAACCTTCGTTGATCTCGTGCGTTTCCTCGGAAAGCTCGACGATCTCGGGATTGACGACATACCCGGTCAGCCCGGCGACGTCATAGCTGAAGACGCGAAGTCCCACCCCGATCTGCGGCGCGGCCAGCCCCGCCCGCCCGGCGGGCTTGACGGAGTCGACCAGGTCCCGCACGAGCGCCTCGAGCTTCTCGTCGAACACGGTGACCGGGTCGCAGACGGACTTGAGGATCGGGTCCCCGAAATAGCGCAGTTCGCGCATCGCCATGAGCAGAACATCCTTCGTGCGTGTCGGACTGGCAGCTTAGGCCAGCGAGGAAGACGATCGCGCCGGAATCACCGACCCGGCCCACCCGGCGACGGACGAAGCGGCGCGACGGCGAATCGGCCCTGGTAGGCGGATGGCCGACGCCGGACGGCATGGCTGGATTGCCGCGCAGCGGGATCGTTTCCGGCGGCAGGACGGCAGGTGCGGGCGAACTGCCCCGCGCCGGCGACCCGCGCGCCTCCGGCTGGCGACCTGCCCCACAGCCGGCGGACCGGGCTTGCAGCCGGCAGGCCAGACTTGCGACTGGCGTACCGAGCCCGCTGCGGGCGGTCCCAGCTCACGGCTGCGCCGAGCCCCGCGGCTGGCGGCCCCTGCGGCTGGCGACCCGACTCCGCAACTGGCGACCCTGCCTCGGCCGGCAACCCTTGCCTCGGCCGGCGGGCCCAGCGGCCCCGGCGGCCCGGGTGGTCGTGGACCGTGAGGCCGCGACCGAGCCGGCCGATGAACACGTCCGGCCCTTGGCCGGACCGCGCCCCGCCGGGAAGGCATTCCCGTGCCGCGGCCTCAGGCCCGTAGCCGCAGGCCGGAGGGGGTGGCTCGGAAGCCGGCCTCCTGCAGGATCTCCGCCAGCTCCGAGGTCAGTGCTTGCTCGCCGTCCGCGCGTTGGACCGACAACTGGCCCAGCCAGCCCTCGCGGACCGCTGCCGACAGTGCCTGGGCTGCCTCTGCCAGCGCCGGGCGCTCCTCCGTGAAACTCAGCAGGGATCGGCCTCCTCTCTCCACGTACAGGGCCGGGAC is from Amycolatopsis mediterranei and encodes:
- a CDS encoding GNAT family N-acetyltransferase, with the protein product METSRALPQPVRTVAAEETAVPSAWRVRIRMHDHPGTLARIAIRLADLECNILGLSVLPVPGGVLDEIVLRPATGLPRRHLVDAIRAEGCECTAIIDADVHELVDPSASTLLAARRAVDDPARLADVLKDVLAADVVTLVPAVEANPARTESGHRAVFALPDGSALVARRQWAPFVQLELTRAEALVTLLAAAARNAAGPVVLDRPDGAAIVLRKGVPGDADAVAELHRRCSMATLFRRYHTGVRTVPRRRLHRLLVPPRGTSVLAVFGREVIGLAQLIPMNSGGAEISLLVEDDWQRQGIGTALLKRLAVLAEAQGITELSADCLAGDDVLPRTAARAGLRTEHSIEDGARLRMFLPA
- a CDS encoding GNAT family N-acetyltransferase, yielding MTAMPAGCSRYVRLSPDEFRARLPEALDIYVRAMRYPAGTAEQRAPMWLTHALREGWRCMAALDADDVLLGVAYGYRGRAGQWWHEQVRHGLSRRAGAAEADRWLSDYFELTEIHVRPENQGHQIGEDLLRSLLEGVPNANVLLSTPEGTSRAWKLYRRTGFVDVLRDYHFAGDPRPFAILGRPLPLDPR
- a CDS encoding YbaK/EbsC family protein, which produces AQGYTCARAHPAAPRGGAAGADAAPRGAAEGIRVLPAEVRTAAQAADALGVPVGAIANSLIFRLGSDKKALLALTSGAHRADPAALERLAGGEIAKADADFVRAHTGQPIGGVAPVGHPAPLPTLVDTALRAHDVVWAAAGHPKAVFPTTFAGLVALTGGTPGALAGAEEDGQP
- a CDS encoding maleylpyruvate isomerase family mycothiol-dependent enzyme, with translation MSREHGPVDQGRLLTALGLEGRLLAEAVHAAPTEAPVPACPGWSLGEVARHVGSLYRLVRRRLTDGRSPDDWPRDPEPGQSLQDFLETGLTELLDELAAHDPEEPADTWWPADRTYGFWRRRMLHETVVHRVDVEQAAGAEPHGVPDDVAIDGVDEVLTLWFGQKLPMLGLTGTKAGSVGVRTGAHSWIARAGPLTTEAWRCSAEEAEAADDVVTAGPAQIYLWLWGRASLTSVTVRGVHDQAAQLWALLRLATR
- the def gene encoding peptide deformylase, which gives rise to MAMRELRYFGDPILKSVCDPVTVFDEKLEALVRDLVDSVKPAGRAGLAAPQIGVGLRVFSYDVAGLTGYVVNPEIVELSEETHEINEGCLSVPELWFPTRRAMHAKVRGVDVHNEPIEVEGEDVLAQCLQHETDHLDGVLYLDRLTAERKKSALREARDKDWFWKR
- a CDS encoding VOC family protein, yielding MTTRLVNLVIDAARPEALAGFWAALLGWHVAVEEDGEVDVRAPESDGWDLDLVFVPVLEPKEVKNRIHLDLASTTRAHQAELVSRALELGGRRVDLGQGDVPWVVLADPEGNEFCVLEPRERYADTGAVASILVDAHDPELLAGFWARLTGWPIQAREGGTLVGLRGPSGRGPWLEFLRNDDVKQVKNRVHLDIAPPADAAHAAVVTEVIAAGAAPADLGGPALPWRVLSDPEGNEFCVLTPR
- a CDS encoding SAV_6107 family HEPN domain-containing protein; this translates as MSVKVVSPTDPGQPELPMSLRPQPAPAAPQRGRSRQCLSAPAEPRQRTSAASAVDSRQPQLPIALCPSASGEADADLRPSSVAAASEESRSAGAEVDSGLPGSLRPSSVAAASGESWSVGAGADSGLLRSSSSVAAASGESRPVGAAVDSGQSELPLPVLAIPEQARPAGSRRPEPPMVAESGQLELPASGPSRRSGAASSAAPPADTVVDPGRPEPVTPAESGPPVASAVDSGHSELPVPEAPTPTPAGADGPPELSLRPPGADPDQSQLPMSLRPPASPAAAGLLAQARRGLAEAAQETRPAERFIGAYLAALRGAAAVLAARGRPHRGRARPASTWVLLDSVAPELREWSAFFASNSATRAAAQAGITGKVTAESATGLVGAATPFLELVRRLVHGLPITGEAHVA